One Chlorobaculum limnaeum genomic window carries:
- a CDS encoding YihY family inner membrane protein: MKATKDNGGDARAWLRNAARSSSAFASFMWRHSVHDRIIMSAGSLAFQTLLSLVPLMAVTLSILKVFPVFASLKHQIGDFLFQNFAPAQGALLKGYLWEFIDKTSSLSTVGGLFLIVIALFLISTIDQTLNDIWEVQTPRRRLLGFTLYWTVLTLGPLFIGTSVAASSFVWYSVLSGAELLEMKMRLLSFVPLFNTAIAFFLLYMLVPNRKVRFTHALAGGVLAAVLFELAKRWFTFYVSSFATFEHIYGALSVVPMLFFWIYLEWVVVLTGAEFVFSLGYFRPVACRAREFDPLQGVPEVVAVLRAVWLAQASGSFVTGKQLLASENSADRSKLGLAVEFLKRSGVLHQTADGGLAVSADLHAVTLYDLYAMLPRELAGGEGCADDGEGSGEFEPLRAEVREALRGAMKTPLIALLNGQL, from the coding sequence ATGAAGGCAACCAAGGACAACGGTGGAGATGCGAGAGCATGGTTGCGCAACGCAGCGCGGTCGTCATCCGCTTTTGCTTCGTTCATGTGGCGGCACTCCGTGCACGACCGGATCATCATGAGCGCCGGTTCGCTCGCTTTTCAGACGCTGCTTTCGCTGGTGCCGCTCATGGCCGTGACGCTGTCGATTTTGAAGGTTTTTCCGGTTTTCGCCTCGCTCAAGCACCAGATCGGCGATTTTCTGTTCCAGAACTTCGCTCCGGCCCAGGGGGCGCTTTTGAAAGGCTATCTGTGGGAGTTCATCGACAAAACCTCCTCGCTCTCGACGGTTGGCGGACTTTTTCTCATCGTCATCGCGCTCTTCCTGATCTCGACCATCGACCAGACGCTCAACGACATCTGGGAGGTGCAGACTCCGCGCCGGCGCTTGCTGGGCTTCACGCTCTACTGGACGGTGCTGACGCTCGGCCCGCTCTTCATCGGCACCAGCGTCGCGGCCAGTTCGTTCGTCTGGTATTCGGTGCTTTCCGGCGCGGAGCTGCTTGAAATGAAGATGCGGCTGCTGTCGTTCGTGCCGTTGTTCAACACCGCTATCGCCTTTTTCCTGCTCTACATGCTGGTGCCGAACCGCAAGGTTCGATTCACCCATGCGCTGGCGGGGGGCGTACTCGCTGCCGTGCTTTTCGAGCTTGCCAAGCGGTGGTTCACCTTTTACGTTTCGAGTTTCGCCACCTTCGAGCACATTTACGGTGCGTTGTCGGTGGTGCCGATGCTTTTTTTCTGGATATACCTCGAATGGGTGGTGGTGCTGACCGGCGCGGAGTTCGTCTTTTCGCTCGGTTACTTCAGGCCGGTGGCGTGTCGTGCCAGGGAGTTCGATCCGTTGCAGGGGGTGCCGGAGGTGGTCGCTGTGTTGCGGGCGGTGTGGCTTGCGCAGGCTTCGGGCAGTTTTGTGACCGGGAAACAACTTCTGGCGTCGGAAAATAGTGCCGACCGTAGTAAATTGGGCCTTGCCGTCGAATTTCTGAAGCGCAGCGGAGTTCTGCACCAGACTGCCGACGGCGGACTTGCCGTCAGCGCGGATCTTCACGCCGTCACCCTTTACGATCTCTACGCCATGCTTCCGAGGGAGCTTGCTGGCGGGGAGGGGTGCGCGGATGACGGGGAGGGGAGTGGCGAATTCGAGCCACTCCGCGCCGAAGTCCGCGAGGCGCTCAGGGGCGCGATGAAGACGCCGCTGATTGCGCTCTTGAACGGACAGCTCTAA
- a CDS encoding rubrerythrin family protein, whose product MPTTHENLKNAFAGESQAFMKYTTFAEKAEKEGFRNAAKLFRTTAQAERIHAQGHMAADDAIGSTADNLVTAIGGETYEHNEMYPPMYEQAVAEGHKAKRMFGYAVEAEKVHAALYQKALEAVKAGNDITESDIWLCPVCGHIELGAPPEHCPICNVKASVYVQIA is encoded by the coding sequence AAAATCTCAAGAACGCCTTTGCCGGCGAGAGCCAGGCATTCATGAAGTACACCACCTTCGCCGAAAAAGCGGAGAAAGAGGGCTTCAGGAACGCGGCAAAACTCTTCAGAACCACCGCGCAGGCCGAGCGCATCCACGCACAGGGCCACATGGCTGCCGATGACGCCATCGGCTCGACGGCCGACAATCTCGTAACCGCAATCGGCGGCGAGACCTACGAGCACAACGAGATGTATCCGCCGATGTACGAGCAGGCTGTGGCCGAGGGGCACAAGGCCAAACGCATGTTCGGTTACGCCGTCGAGGCCGAGAAGGTTCACGCCGCGCTGTATCAGAAGGCCCTCGAAGCGGTCAAGGCGGGTAACGACATCACCGAAAGCGACATCTGGCTCTGCCCAGTTTGCGGCCACATCGAGCTTGGCGCTCCGCCGGAGCACTGCCCGATCTGCAACGTCAAGGCTTCGGTCTACGTCCAGATCGCCTGA
- a CDS encoding DUF4160 domain-containing protein: protein MRCWAGLATVLKVSIGDALFWQVTESSMPTVLKIRGFRFHFYSDERGEAAHIHVRSAEGECKFWLSPVSLARNRGIPSNQLREIERIVYEYQQFLLEKYYEYHNN from the coding sequence ATGAGATGCTGGGCAGGTTTGGCAACTGTCTTAAAAGTCTCAATCGGGGATGCGCTGTTTTGGCAAGTAACTGAAAGCTCTATGCCGACTGTACTGAAAATCAGGGGATTCCGGTTTCACTTTTATTCCGATGAGCGCGGCGAAGCTGCGCATATCCATGTTCGCAGTGCAGAAGGCGAATGCAAGTTTTGGTTGTCGCCGGTTTCGCTTGCCCGAAATCGAGGTATTCCGTCGAATCAGTTAAGGGAGATCGAACGAATCGTTTATGAGTATCAGCAATTTCTACTGGAGAAATATTATGAATACCACAACAACTGA
- the dnaX gene encoding DNA polymerase III subunit gamma/tau, with protein sequence MSYQVIARKYRPARFADITAQEHITGTIQNSLRMGRVGHGYIFSGLRGVGKTTAARVFAKAVNCERMIDDPKYLKEVTEPCGECESCRDFDAGASLNISEFDAASNNGVDDIRLLRENVRYGPQKGRYRVYIIDEVHMLTTAAFNAFLKTLEEPPPHAIFIFATTELHKIPATIASRCQRFNFKRIPIDRIQGQLQQICDAEGIQADADALQLVARKAQGSMRDAQSILDQVIAFALDNEGERAIRYEKVSDLLSYIDDDHFFMVTDAIANADAAAMLDLAGMVHRNGYDEQDFIEKLIEHFRNFLIIHNLRSSKLIERPEPVKERYQRDALRLTPAAIMAMTDFLMQTQRELKFYAEHQFRFELALLKLIELGRGTSQTPTAPADEKKKPEPVAPPSASPAPSKPAASARRSKTASTPESSATPSGLPLVPEPPPAPPAGRTAPRQSGSKPAAAIDLGSWKQAFSKFGSNADQHLPARNRSQVEESGVGDSGAPVAVLEQLRMEWGRFLEHLSAKGLQVLVSHLHASELMACSPSGVVQLGCCRKFSFEELQHDSALLESELSDFYKLPLKLAVRYDAERDACTREKSVFTMFQELTETNEVVRYLITEFGAELAY encoded by the coding sequence ATGAGTTATCAGGTTATAGCGCGAAAGTATCGTCCGGCACGGTTTGCCGACATTACCGCGCAGGAGCACATTACCGGAACGATCCAGAACTCGCTCAGGATGGGCAGGGTCGGCCATGGCTATATCTTTTCGGGACTTCGCGGCGTGGGCAAGACCACGGCGGCGCGCGTGTTCGCCAAGGCGGTCAACTGCGAGCGGATGATCGACGATCCGAAGTACCTCAAGGAGGTGACCGAGCCGTGCGGCGAGTGCGAGAGCTGCCGCGACTTCGACGCGGGCGCGAGCCTGAACATCTCCGAGTTTGACGCCGCCTCCAACAACGGCGTGGACGACATTCGCCTGCTTCGCGAGAACGTGCGCTACGGCCCGCAGAAGGGGCGTTACCGCGTCTACATCATCGACGAGGTGCACATGCTCACGACGGCGGCCTTCAACGCCTTCCTCAAGACGCTCGAAGAGCCGCCACCGCACGCGATCTTCATCTTCGCCACCACCGAGCTGCACAAGATTCCGGCCACCATCGCCTCGCGATGCCAGCGCTTCAACTTCAAGCGCATCCCGATCGACCGCATCCAGGGCCAGCTCCAGCAGATATGCGACGCCGAGGGCATCCAGGCCGACGCCGACGCGCTCCAGCTCGTCGCCCGCAAGGCGCAGGGATCGATGCGCGACGCGCAGAGCATTCTCGACCAGGTGATCGCCTTCGCCCTCGACAACGAGGGGGAGCGGGCCATCCGCTACGAAAAGGTCTCCGACCTGTTGAGCTACATCGACGACGACCACTTTTTCATGGTGACCGACGCCATCGCCAACGCTGACGCCGCCGCGATGCTCGACCTGGCGGGCATGGTGCACCGCAACGGCTACGACGAGCAGGATTTCATCGAAAAGCTCATCGAGCATTTCCGCAACTTCCTCATCATCCACAACTTGCGGTCGAGCAAGCTGATCGAGCGCCCGGAGCCGGTCAAGGAGCGCTACCAGCGCGACGCCTTGCGCCTGACGCCTGCGGCGATCATGGCGATGACCGACTTTCTCATGCAGACGCAACGCGAGCTGAAGTTCTACGCCGAGCACCAGTTCCGCTTTGAGCTGGCGCTGCTCAAGCTGATCGAGCTTGGCCGTGGAACCTCGCAGACTCCAACCGCTCCGGCGGACGAAAAAAAAAAGCCTGAGCCTGTAGCCCCGCCCTCCGCATCTCCAGCTCCATCGAAGCCTGCGGCCTCCGCCCGCCGCTCGAAAACCGCGTCCACTCCAGAATCCAGCGCAACCCCGTCCGGATTGCCGCTGGTGCCTGAACCGCCGCCCGCGCCTCCGGCAGGGCGCACCGCTCCGCGCCAGTCCGGTTCCAAACCGGCAGCCGCCATCGACCTCGGCTCGTGGAAGCAGGCTTTCTCCAAATTCGGCAGCAACGCCGACCAGCATCTTCCGGCGCGAAACCGCTCGCAAGTAGAGGAGAGCGGCGTCGGCGACAGCGGCGCTCCTGTCGCCGTGCTCGAACAGTTGCGCATGGAGTGGGGGCGCTTCCTCGAACACCTTTCCGCCAAGGGTTTGCAGGTGCTCGTGTCGCATCTTCACGCCAGCGAGCTGATGGCGTGCAGCCCGTCGGGCGTGGTGCAGCTCGGCTGCTGCCGGAAATTCTCGTTCGAAGAGCTTCAGCACGACTCCGCCCTGCTCGAAAGCGAGCTCTCCGATTTCTACAAACTCCCGCTCAAACTCGCTGTCCGCTACGACGCCGAACGCGACGCCTGCACCCGCGAAAAGAGCGTCTTCACGATGTTCCAGGAGCTGACGGAGACGAACGAGGTCGTGCGGTATCTGATAACCGAGTTCGGCGCGGAGCTGGCGTATTGA
- a CDS encoding Fur family transcriptional regulator translates to MADTATAIEPMDRSEPKEERINRFIENCHQAGLKITPQRLAIYKLLMDCTDHPSADWVYRKITVAWPTISFDTVNRTLLTFAEIGVIDMVESFSPSRRFDSQTEKHHHLHCVKCGQITDVRDSSLDNVPVPAHIDNGFTVTGTRVVISGICAGCAR, encoded by the coding sequence ATGGCGGATACCGCAACGGCAATAGAGCCGATGGATCGATCAGAACCGAAGGAAGAGAGAATAAATCGGTTCATCGAAAACTGCCATCAGGCTGGCCTGAAAATCACCCCTCAACGCCTTGCCATTTACAAACTGCTGATGGACTGCACCGATCACCCCTCGGCGGACTGGGTGTATCGCAAAATAACTGTCGCCTGGCCCACCATATCCTTCGATACAGTCAACAGAACGCTACTGACCTTCGCCGAAATCGGCGTGATCGACATGGTCGAGTCCTTCTCTCCCTCCCGGCGTTTCGACTCGCAGACAGAAAAACATCATCATCTCCACTGCGTCAAATGCGGCCAGATCACCGATGTACGTGACTCGTCACTCGACAATGTACCGGTTCCCGCGCACATCGATAACGGTTTTACCGTTACCGGCACGCGGGTAGTCATCAGCGGCATCTGCGCCGGTTGCGCGAGATAA